The Procambarus clarkii isolate CNS0578487 unplaced genomic scaffold, FALCON_Pclarkii_2.0 HiC_scaffold_258, whole genome shotgun sequence genome includes a region encoding these proteins:
- the LOC138361208 gene encoding uncharacterized protein: protein MIACNNPQEYVRILNILYKANGLPAFIVPEEVFTNTTSSSQDTVLVPDITVNAAVLTDLLSTAKPAPPATSSQATQTPTPPLSTTDTVPSLVCEPSQRPKSAATPIKPQQARTQPPRFTASTPDSADSSDEDVSVGTPPPPLKQPNTTEDFRLEATSNDSLTVSTRSKTNKQARRPGKKTNTDDLRPSTSRNQ from the coding sequence ATGATAGCTTGCAATAACCCCCAGGAATACGTAAGAATATTAAATATTCTATACAAAGCAAATGGTCTTCCAGCTTTCATAGTTCCAGAAGAAgtcttcaccaacaccacttcaAGTTCTCAAGATACAGTCTTGGTCCCTGACATCACCGTGAACGCCGCCGTGCTCACGGATCTACTATCAACAGCAAAGCCTGCTCCTCCAGCAACTTCATCACAAGCCACCCAGACGCCGACGCCTCCGCTATCGACTACTGATACAGTTCCATCTCTCGTATGCGAACCCTCTCAACGTCCAAAATCAGCTGCAACTCCCATTAAGCCTCAACAGGCAAGAACTCAACCTCCAAGATTCACTGCATCTACTCCTGACTCAGCTGACTCATCAGATGAGGACGTCTCGGTGggaacaccacctcctccactgaAGCAGCCCAACACAACAGAAGATTTCCGGCTGGAAGCTACCTCCAACGATAGCCTCACCGTATCAACACGAAGCAAGACCAACAAACAGGCCAGGAGGCCGGGGAAGAAGACAAACACCGACGATCTGCGCCCGAGTACATCAAGGAATCAGTAG